A segment of the Bacteroidales bacterium genome:
ATAGAATTGTTATTTTGCGATGTTTTTATCAAATTATTATCATTTTTATTTCATTTATTTGATAATATTACGATTCAATGTTTTGTTCAATTATTTTATATTTTTTACAAACATTTATTTCAATCAAAAAAGGTGGATAGTATGGAAGTCCAGCTAGGGTACGGTATAACCATAAATATTCATAATAACTTGATTGTCAATGTTTTAAATTATATAAATTCGGTAGTAATTTTCATTAAAAATTTCAGTTCTATATAAAATGGAGAAATCGTTTGTTTTCAAGGTCTATGTATTAAACGACATTACGACAAAAAAAACAACAAATCGATGAATTATGAACCTTTTTGGCATGTAGTATACACAATGCCCCGAAACGAAAAAAAAGTTGCTGCAAAACTCAATGATTTATCCTATAATTACTATTTGCCTTTAACACAACAAATCAAAGAATATAAGAACAAGAAACAAAAAGTAGAACAACCCATATTTCCTGGCTATATATTTATTTATGTTAAACCTGGTTTTCGCCATCACATTACCAATATTAAAGAAGTACTATATTTTGTCAGATTCAATAATGAATATGCTAAAATTAACGAAGATGAAATCAATGCCTTAAGAATCCTATTAGAAAATCTGAGACATACATCTGGTTTATTAGTCAAAGATTTAAGTAAATCTGGACAGTCATGCGAAATAAAATATGGTGCACTTAAAGGATTCAAAGGAAAGATTATTGGTAAAAACGGTAGTTCTAAACTAAAAGTTGAAATTTCAGCCCTTAATAAGATGGTAATTGTAAAAATAGATGACATTATTATAAACGAAAACGCCTTAATAAAAGAGCACGAAACCCTCTTACAATAAAAAGCACTATAATCTAAATTATAAGTTCTGCGAAGTTGGAGTTATTTTATTCATCAACAGTCATTTCCAAAATTCCTCAAGAATAAATCCACCCTTGACATCTGATCTTAGTTTTGATTTAACCAAATAATTTTAAATTTAGGATTATACCTCAAATAGTTTTATTACTAAAGCATGAATCATAAAAGTTATCTAAAGGTAATTTACTTCTAAGAATTTACACTTGCAGGTTAGAAAAATCCTTATTAATAGAAGAATAATTTAATCTCCTGCATTACTACAAATATTCAACCACAAAATTTTATAGAAACTAAAGATTTTATTGAAATGAATACTTACGATGTAATTATTATTGGTTCTGGGCTAGGTGGGCTAACCGCCGCAGCAACACTCGCAAAAGAAGGCTTATCAGTTCTTGTATTAGAGCAGTATAATCGCTTGGGAGGGTTTGGTCAATCTTACACCAAAAAAGGGTATACGTTTGATACAGCAATACATGCAATTTGGTTTTGGGATGAAATATCGTCTATATTAGAAGAATTTGGTGAAAAACTCGAAGTAGTGCCCGCCCGAACATGCGATAGAATACTATTTAAAGATGGTACTGAATTTAATGCCACAAGTATACCCGAAATGCAGGAGCAAATTTCAAAATTAGTTCCTAACGAAGCAGCTGGTGTTGCAAAATATTACCAGAATTTAATTAATTCACAAAAGGTTTTAGTTGAATTACTTCATAATCCTAACGACTGGAATTTAAAAATAGAATTTGTTAAATATTCTAAATTATGGAAAAGCACTTTAGAGGGAGCTGTTAAAGATTGCGTTTCAACAGTTAAGGCTCAGGATTTATTATTTGGCTATCACGATAGCTATTTATTCAATTACAGTTGGAATTACCCTGCATACCATTTGTTTTGCACAAAATATTTATATGATGGATATTCGCCTGTTGGCGGCTCTCAGCCAATAGTTGATGTTTTGGTTAGAGCAACACAAAAAATGGGTGGTGAGTTACGCACCAATGCAATGGTTAAACATATCATCGTAGAAAACGGTGAGGCTAAAGGCGTTGAAATTGAGGGCGGTGACAAAATATTTGCCAAAAAGGGTGTGATCTCAAATGCCGACGCATTACTTACCTATGAAAAAATGATTGGTTATGACCATTTACCCGATGACATTATAAAAAACATTAAAAAGTGGAAAAACATTGTACCTTCATTATCATACTATATACTTAATTGCGGAGTCGATATTGATGTAAAAGAAACCTATGGTATGAAAGGTGACCTTACCATTTATTATCCGGAAAATAATATTATGGAAGGCCTTAAAAAGATAGACATGGGAAAACTAGATGATGATTTTTGGCTCTGGATGGTATTTCCCACAAACAATGATAAAACATTAGCACCTCCAGGTCATTCTGTAGCGATTTTCTCTATTCTAGTTCCTTATGATATTGCTAATCATAGTGAAGTATCTGAAGAGTATGATTTTGATGGTTTCCGACCCAAAGGCAGCAAAGGCGAAAAGTATTACGCTTTTAAAGAGGAACTAATAGAAAAAATTCTAAAGCGTGCTGATGAGGTATATCCAGGAATATCGTCTCATATAACCTATAAAGATTTTATTACACCACAAACTATTGAACATCTTACCTTAAATCATAAAGGCTCAACTCTTGGTTTTAAAGTAATCCCAGAATTAGAAAAAACAGCCATGAAAGGTTTTGATATGAATATTGGATGTAAAATTAAATCATCTATCAATAAGTTATACATGGCAAGTGGCTGGGCTGAAACCGGATTTAGTGCCCCAGGGGTAATTGCTGCAGGACGTGAAGCTGCTTTTGATATACTTGGGAAACGTGGTAAATCAATTATAATTGATCATAACCACAGGATGAATAGATTAACTAAGAAATAATTAATTGCTGAAAGCAACATGCCTAAAAATAATCTTATAGCACTTGTTACCGGTGGCTCCAGAGGTATTGGGAAAGCAATAAGCTTGGCTTTGTCACGTAAGGGGATCACTGTTTGCATCAATTATTCATCAAATGAAGAAGAGGCAAATAAAACAATTACGGAAATTGAATCAGAAGGTGGCATAGCCATTGGATTAAAAGGATCTGTATCTGAAGTTAATGATATTAAAAAAATTGTAAAGGAAATAATTTCTAGGTATGGAAAAATTGATATCTGTGTGAATAATGCAGGCATTACGAGAGATAAGTTGTTTTTAATGATGCAAGAAGCAGATTGGAAAGATGTTATTGCTGTTAATCTAATAGGAACAATAATAGTGATTAAGGAGGTTTCAAAATATATGATTCCTGCTGGTAGTGGTAGAATTGTTAATATTAGTTCAATAGGAGGAATTATTGGAACCCCCGGTCAAGCTAATTATGCTGCATCCAAAGCTGGTGTTATTGGGTTAACTAAATCTTTGGCAAAAGAATTTGCACCTTACAATATTACCGTCAATTCAATTGCCGCAGGATATGTTGATACAGATATGATTTCAAAAATGGGGCAGAGCAGACTCGATAGAATAATCGAAACCATTCCATTAAAACGCTTTGCCAGACCTGAAGAGATAGCAGCAAGTGTTTTGCACTTGGTTGGAGAAAATGGTGGATATATTACAGGTCAAACATTAAATATAGATGGTGGTATCACCTCCATTTAAATACGATCTAAGAAGAATCACAATTACACCCTTAATTCAAACTGAAGAAAATAAAATCATTCATTAATGAATCTATTACTTGTTTGTCCCAGTGTTCACAAAGACAATACTAAACGTATAAAACCTTTTTGGTTACCACCTTTGAATTTGGCTATAATAGCCGGTTTGACTCCAAGTAATTGGGATATAACACTTGTTGACGAGAATGTTGAAGATGTTGATTTTACAAAACACTACGATCTTGTTGGAATCAGTTCCATGACAGCTAATTCTCGACGGGCATATGAAATAGCAGATACATTCAGAAGGAACAAGATTCCCGTAGTATTTGGAGGTTCTCATGCAAGTGTTTGTTCAGAGGAGGTCGGTGAGCATGCTGATTGTGTCGTTATTGGTGAAGCAGAACCTGTTTGGAATAATCTCTTGAATGATCTGGCAAATAATAGTTTGAAAAAAATATACAAAGCAGATTTAAAAGTAAGTACGAATACTTTTGGCAAACCAAGAAGGGAACTTTACAACAAAGAAAACTACTTAAGTATTAACACAATACAAACGTCAAAAGGTTGTCCGTATAAATGTTCTTTCTGCAGTATTGCTTCTCGATTTGAGGGAAAATATGGAATGAAACCTTTAGCTGATGTAATAAGTGAAGTTGAAGAATTAGCTGATAAAAGCATGCCCATTTTCTTTGTTGATGATAATTTCTTGGTGAATAGAACAAGAAGCAAAAAACTATTAACAGAATTAAAAAGACTAAAAATAACATGGTGGAGTCAGGCTGATATTACAATAATGAATGATCCTGATATGCTTGATTTAATGAGAGAAAGCGGTTGTATAAAGGTTGTAGTAGGATTTGAAAGCATATCAGTTGGTAGTATTGAAGCTATAAATAAAAATCAAAACAAAATAGAGGATTATGTTAATTTCGTAAAAACCCTACGCAATCATGGAATTCTAGTTAATTCAAGTTTTGCTTTTGGTACTGATTATGATAATGAAAATGTATTTATAGATACTTTTAACTTCCTGAAGGATAACGAGATAATTTTTGCAACATTTAATATTCTTACTCCTTTGCCAGGAACCCAACTATTTCTTCAATTAAAAAATGAAAATCGATTGACAGATTTAAACTGGGATAATTATGATATGGGTCATACAGTGTTTCAAACGAAAAACATAAACGAACAAAAAGTTAAAGAAGGCTACGATTGGATTTGTCACGAATTCTATAGTTTTCAAGAAATAAGTAAACGTGTATCAACTTTGAGAAATAGCCCTTTTGAATATGACCAAAGATTAATCATGGGTTGGAATTTAGGCTATAAAAGACTTCTTGACACATTCGGGGTATTTATGTAACTATTATTACAATGTGTAATAAATACAATCAGTAATTGCTAACATTTAAAATAGCTATTGATTATAGCAATTTTTATAATCAACCATTTTTCATTATTTCAATTTACTAACACTCTAAAAACTAAAAACATGGAAACAAAAGAAGAAATCAACAAAAAAGTTAAGGAAATTATTATCGAAAGACTAAATCTTGACATGAAACCAGAAGATATAGAAAATGACTCACCTATATTCTTAGGCTCTGAAGTAAGCGGTGGAAAAAAGGGTTTGGGTCTTGACTCTATTGATGCATTAGAATTAGTAGT
Coding sequences within it:
- a CDS encoding UpxY family transcription antiterminator, with the protein product MNYEPFWHVVYTMPRNEKKVAAKLNDLSYNYYLPLTQQIKEYKNKKQKVEQPIFPGYIFIYVKPGFRHHITNIKEVLYFVRFNNEYAKINEDEINALRILLENLRHTSGLLVKDLSKSGQSCEIKYGALKGFKGKIIGKNGSSKLKVEISALNKMVIVKIDDIIINENALIKEHETLLQ
- a CDS encoding NAD(P)/FAD-dependent oxidoreductase; its protein translation is MNTYDVIIIGSGLGGLTAAATLAKEGLSVLVLEQYNRLGGFGQSYTKKGYTFDTAIHAIWFWDEISSILEEFGEKLEVVPARTCDRILFKDGTEFNATSIPEMQEQISKLVPNEAAGVAKYYQNLINSQKVLVELLHNPNDWNLKIEFVKYSKLWKSTLEGAVKDCVSTVKAQDLLFGYHDSYLFNYSWNYPAYHLFCTKYLYDGYSPVGGSQPIVDVLVRATQKMGGELRTNAMVKHIIVENGEAKGVEIEGGDKIFAKKGVISNADALLTYEKMIGYDHLPDDIIKNIKKWKNIVPSLSYYILNCGVDIDVKETYGMKGDLTIYYPENNIMEGLKKIDMGKLDDDFWLWMVFPTNNDKTLAPPGHSVAIFSILVPYDIANHSEVSEEYDFDGFRPKGSKGEKYYAFKEELIEKILKRADEVYPGISSHITYKDFITPQTIEHLTLNHKGSTLGFKVIPELEKTAMKGFDMNIGCKIKSSINKLYMASGWAETGFSAPGVIAAGREAAFDILGKRGKSIIIDHNHRMNRLTKK
- the fabG gene encoding 3-oxoacyl-ACP reductase FabG, coding for MPKNNLIALVTGGSRGIGKAISLALSRKGITVCINYSSNEEEANKTITEIESEGGIAIGLKGSVSEVNDIKKIVKEIISRYGKIDICVNNAGITRDKLFLMMQEADWKDVIAVNLIGTIIVIKEVSKYMIPAGSGRIVNISSIGGIIGTPGQANYAASKAGVIGLTKSLAKEFAPYNITVNSIAAGYVDTDMISKMGQSRLDRIIETIPLKRFARPEEIAASVLHLVGENGGYITGQTLNIDGGITSI
- a CDS encoding B12-binding domain-containing radical SAM protein; translated protein: MNLLLVCPSVHKDNTKRIKPFWLPPLNLAIIAGLTPSNWDITLVDENVEDVDFTKHYDLVGISSMTANSRRAYEIADTFRRNKIPVVFGGSHASVCSEEVGEHADCVVIGEAEPVWNNLLNDLANNSLKKIYKADLKVSTNTFGKPRRELYNKENYLSINTIQTSKGCPYKCSFCSIASRFEGKYGMKPLADVISEVEELADKSMPIFFVDDNFLVNRTRSKKLLTELKRLKITWWSQADITIMNDPDMLDLMRESGCIKVVVGFESISVGSIEAINKNQNKIEDYVNFVKTLRNHGILVNSSFAFGTDYDNENVFIDTFNFLKDNEIIFATFNILTPLPGTQLFLQLKNENRLTDLNWDNYDMGHTVFQTKNINEQKVKEGYDWICHEFYSFQEISKRVSTLRNSPFEYDQRLIMGWNLGYKRLLDTFGVFM
- a CDS encoding acyl carrier protein produces the protein METKEEINKKVKEIIIERLNLDMKPEDIENDSPIFLGSEVSGGKKGLGLDSIDALELVVGLNNSFSITITDSDMYIFENVNKIVDFIQQNTNK